One genomic region from Chionomys nivalis chromosome 17, mChiNiv1.1, whole genome shotgun sequence encodes:
- the Odf1 gene encoding outer dense fiber protein 1 isoform X1: MAALSCLLDSVRRDIKKVDRELRQLRCIDELSSRCLCDLYMHPYCCCDLHPYPYCLCYSKRSRACGLCDLYYPCCLCDYKLYCLRPSLRSLERKAMCAAEDEKRAIAKLRRTTNRILASSCCSSNILGSVNVCGFEPDQVKVRVKDGKVCVSAERENRYDCLGSKKYSYMNICKEFSLPPCVDEKDVTYSYGLGSCVKIESPCYPCTSPCNPCNPCSPCSPCGPCGPCGPCGPCGPCDPCNPCYPCGSRFSCRKMIL, from the exons ATGGCTGCACTGAGTTGTCTTTTGGACAGTGTTAGAAGGGACATAAAGAAGGTGGACAGAGAATTAAGGCAACTGAGATGTATCGACGAGCTCAGCTCCCGCTGCCTGTGCGACCTCTACATGCATCCGTACTGCTGCTGTGACCTGCACCCCTACCCCTACTGCCTCTGCTACTCCAAGCGGTCCCGCGCCTGCGGCCTGTGCGACCTCTACTACCCGTGCTGCCTGTGCGACTACAAGCTGTACTGCCTTCGCCCATCGCTCCGCAGCCTAGAGAGGAAAGCAATGTGCGCCGCTGAGGATGAGAAAAGAGCTA TTGCAAA actcagaaggACCACAAACAGAATCCTGGCCTCATCTTGCTGCAGCAGCAACATCTTGGGATCGGTGAACGTGTGTGGCTTTGAGCCCGACCAAGTCAAAGTGCGCGTCAAAGAtgggaaggtctgtgtgtcagcCGAGAGGGAGAACAGGTACGACTGCCTCGGATCCAAAAAGTACAGTTACATGAACATCTGCAAAGAGTTCAGCTTGCCGCCATGCGTGGACGAGAAAGATGTGACGTACTCCTACGGGCTCGGCAGTTGCGTCAAGATCGAGTCTCCCTGCTACCCTTGCACATCTCCCTGCAACCCCTGCAACCCCTGCAGCCCCTGCAGTCCCTGCGGCCCCTGTGGCCCCTGCGGCCCCTGTGGTCCCTGTGGCCCCTGTGACCCTTGCAACCCCTGCTACCCTTGTGGAAGCCGATTCTCCTGTAGGAAGATGATCTTGTAA
- the Odf1 gene encoding outer dense fiber protein 1 isoform X2, whose product MAALSCLLDSVRRDIKKVDRELRQLRCIDELSSRCLCDLYMHPYCCCDLHPYPYCLCYSKRSRACGLCDLYYPCCLCDYKLYCLRPSLRSLERKAILRRTTNRILASSCCSSNILGSVNVCGFEPDQVKVRVKDGKVCVSAERENRYDCLGSKKYSYMNICKEFSLPPCVDEKDVTYSYGLGSCVKIESPCYPCTSPCNPCNPCSPCSPCGPCGPCGPCGPCGPCDPCNPCYPCGSRFSCRKMIL is encoded by the exons ATGGCTGCACTGAGTTGTCTTTTGGACAGTGTTAGAAGGGACATAAAGAAGGTGGACAGAGAATTAAGGCAACTGAGATGTATCGACGAGCTCAGCTCCCGCTGCCTGTGCGACCTCTACATGCATCCGTACTGCTGCTGTGACCTGCACCCCTACCCCTACTGCCTCTGCTACTCCAAGCGGTCCCGCGCCTGCGGCCTGTGCGACCTCTACTACCCGTGCTGCCTGTGCGACTACAAGCTGTACTGCCTTCGCCCATCGCTCCGCAGCCTAGAGAGGAAAGCAAT actcagaaggACCACAAACAGAATCCTGGCCTCATCTTGCTGCAGCAGCAACATCTTGGGATCGGTGAACGTGTGTGGCTTTGAGCCCGACCAAGTCAAAGTGCGCGTCAAAGAtgggaaggtctgtgtgtcagcCGAGAGGGAGAACAGGTACGACTGCCTCGGATCCAAAAAGTACAGTTACATGAACATCTGCAAAGAGTTCAGCTTGCCGCCATGCGTGGACGAGAAAGATGTGACGTACTCCTACGGGCTCGGCAGTTGCGTCAAGATCGAGTCTCCCTGCTACCCTTGCACATCTCCCTGCAACCCCTGCAACCCCTGCAGCCCCTGCAGTCCCTGCGGCCCCTGTGGCCCCTGCGGCCCCTGTGGTCCCTGTGGCCCCTGTGACCCTTGCAACCCCTGCTACCCTTGTGGAAGCCGATTCTCCTGTAGGAAGATGATCTTGTAA